The segment GCACTAATGGTGCACTCGGGGCGACAGTTTGGCGGGCGGCCCGAGTAGTTGGGCAGGCAGGAACATGCGGGCTGGTTGGAGATCACTCGGCACTGTGAGTTGGGGCCACATGGGGAGGGCATGCAGGGATCGATGGGGAGCATCACTGGACACTCTGATGGTGTGACAGAGACAGAGCAAGACAGTTAACAAGCATTAGTGTGTTAGAAGTGACTGAGTATGTGGTTAGGTCTGCAATTGTTGGAACACGTTGTTATCAGCACAACAcgtaaaaaaagtaatttgtgtGTTAACATCTTTACTTAGTTTTctactattttataaaagaaaacttacaatctccaatttttatattttaacccgagatttttattatttggtgcaATAACAAAAGATCCAGGTGGAAACTAATGTAATTCCAACAATTTAAAACCATAACATGAAATTAAAGTGTGATAACGTGTTATGGCTGGTGAAATACCACCCAGAGTTCAGGATTAGTTGAGAATTTTTATTAGACAAAATGATGGAAAGAGGTGATACCATTAGCactgttacagttttaaaagagTTATTCCATCTCCATTAAGATAAAGTATAGCGAGTGAATATGAATAGTGATGATAGCCAGATTAAAGTTAGTAATGAAAGAGATGTGTGGTTTAAACACCATGTAGCTTATAGGAAACAGTCTAGTTGTTCAACTTTGGTTATGTAAATTATTCATGGTGGAAACCAGACACCTCTGTCCAGTGAGGAAAGCCATGCTTACTGTCAGGTTTGAGACAGCGTGTGAAGGGATCCCCAGTGAAGCCAGGGTTGCAGTTGCACATCGGTGCGTGGTTGACCACCTTACAGATGGCGTTGAGCCCGCAGGTGCCAGGGCAAGGGTCCACGCACTTCTGGTTGGTACATGCTCGGTTCAGTGGACACTGAGAGCTAACCACACACTCTGGCCGGCACGTGGGTGGCATGCTGACATAGCCGGGCTGGCACGAGCAGATTGCCATGGCACCGACAGGTCGGCACGCGCTCATGGGCCCACAGGGGCTGGGAATACAGGGGTTAGTGGGCCTTTGGGGCCTGAGCGGGGCAGCTGTGTTACACCACACCAGAGATGAGATGAGTTAGTACAGTTGTGTGAGAAGAATgtgttacattaattaattgaagatgatgatagaaatagaatttaaattttagacgaaacaacattttccaatagatctaaatattataattgatagtaaatatgagagaaaatctattttttgctttaaaacaacttttatgtatttggaaaaattaaacttgCACAGATCCAAAACGTAATTTTCCccaattaaaaactgtaatgagTAATTCAactattactgttattatttcacttttaaatgtttaaaaatagtatataattcTACTTTTGTAAAAGCAAAAATGATGTTAATACATCAACTCAAAGTGTATTCAAGTTTGAAATACACAAGGAGACACTAAAATTATACATCAAGctataaaaaaaaccaacacaAATACATCAATTCAGTCAAGTATTGACGTTTCCATGATTCCTTTTCTTGATGGTCGAATCAGATCCCTTCTCCCAGCTACTTAGTGACATTAGTCCTATTTATGTTGTAAGATAAGAAATAAAGTCCAGATCGATAATGGTCATCGtgtgttattaacaaaaaatatgtaaatcttCCCCTGTCCTATGTACAGCAACGCATAATTTACCTCCGTGGGGCAGTTGGAATTTATAGTTCCAGTTAGTTCTGCACTGTATAGTAAGCAAAGAGACCAGATCAAGAGGTTCTTTGCCTGAAGACATGATACTTTAATTTTGTCTCTTGTGAAAGATCGAAgcttaaataaagtaaatgtgtttgtttattttttttattgtatgatgTATAATTTTAGTGTGttctctaatttaaaatttactacatcTCCACCTCAGGCAACAGGTGGTGAGAGGAGTCATATAATACAGTACCATATCATAAAAGaattattgaaacttttatataaaaaacaaatttagtacatacaaatttaaataatgaaatacactcctaattcattttgttattactagttatatagtatgttttaaatagttttgaataaaataacacatttaactaTCATGATTGTGTCAATTAGTAATGTTAATGAAAAGAAACAGTACAGACAAGAAGATGAAACTGATAGGACACCAATGTACCAAATAATGAATGAGAGAGAGTTAGTAAAGCTTACAAGGAGGGATGAGTTGGCACGAGGTCAGGGGGTTGCCGGTGAAACCTGCCACGCAGGAGCAGACCGGGACGTGGTTGATGACCTGACACTGCGCGTTGACGCCACAGACGCCGGGACACGGGTCCACGCAGCGATTGCTGACGCAGGCACGGGACGGGGGACAGTCAGTGGTCAGCACACACTCGGGCCTACACCCGGTGTACGGGTCCCCGGAGTAGTTGGCCCGACACCGGCAGGACCCGGAGCCATTACGTTCCTTGCACACAGTGTTCGACCCACATGGCGAGGGTGAACACGGTCGCTTCGTCTCCTTCAGTCGAACTGCGTCGGTCATACAATCGTGAACATTTAACCAGTGTTTGCACATTGACGCttctaattagtttaaaattacacaGTATACTCACCTTGTACCTGAACACAATAGTGCAGAGAAAATGAACAAGCTCCAGCTGAGCTATTCCCAGTCACAATGGCCATCACAAGCCAAACAACATTCAGCAAACAAGCATGAATAAAAACACAAGCTGTGTGATGTCAAAGCCACTCATGGTGCCTTTGCTAACAAACCGATCATccaaaaagcataaaaataacaaaactcttGTTGCAAGAGAATAAACTAACTGACACCGACACAGTGAAAAGCCTTACCTGGTGTGGGATTGCAGCCGGAGAACGGGTCACCCTGAAAGCCCGCGTTGCAAGCACAGACTGGCTGGTGGTTGACGACGGTACACTGTGCATTGAAGCCGCACGATCCAGCACAAGGATCACGGCACTTATTCTGTACACAGGCCAACTTCGTGGGACAATCGGCATGGATAATACACTCAGGGCGACAGTTTGGCGGAGCACCGAGCATACCACTTAGACATGAGCATACTGGCCGCTTGTCAATCACCCGGCACTCTGCATTAGAACCGCAAGGTGATGGCATGCATGGGTTGGCTGGTGATGGAATTTTTGGAgctgtaaaaaaatgttattttatcaagTCAAATTCTTTATAATATCACAATATATATTCAAACCAACACGCTATGACACAAATTTCAGTTGAAACactagtatatattataaattcaacatAAAGATGTGAGAACAACTCAAAATATCATAAAACGATCAACATGTAGAAAAAGAAAAACGGGAGTCTggtatcctttttatttttaatttatcagtattCTAATGCCtctagcctgtgcgaggatctcatcAAATGGAAAAGGGGGGTAGAGTCAGAACATTACAATATATATGATAAAAGTGTTAAGACCACAGAACGTATCTCTAACTTAGATCCAACGTCAGATAAATGAAATATGTatagttcataaaattaaataatgaatgagAATGTAATGTCAGAATATTAATTTCCTAAGTTAATTCATAAATCAGTTTACTGTAGCTAAATTGCACTACTCACATTCTTCCACACATCGCACAAACGGGTCTCCATTAGTTTTGGGCGGGCAACTGCAGATGGGGTTGTGGTTGACGACCTGGCAGCGAGCATGCAGACCGCAAGTGCCGGGACAAGGGTCCTTGCACTTTTGGTTAATACAGGCTCGGGTCTGGGGGCACTCTGAGCTGGCTACACACTCGGGTCGACAATTGGGCGGGCTACCTATGTAGCCGCTGACACACGAGCAGGCAGCGTTACCATTCAACACTCGGCACTGGCTGTTAGGGCCACAAGGGCTGGGATCGCAGGGATTTCTGGGCGGATCCACTGTACACAAAACAATGCTTAAATTTCTTGAGCAGTCTTCTTTAATGTTAATCTATTATTAAAACGAAAATCAAaactatatgatatttttatgtttttatttgatttctatAAGATTTTCTCTGCAGTTGTGAGATGGTTACAAGTATACATAAACattgctataaacatacacttaaaTGAACATCGATAAACCCTGTCATGAACACAAAACGAGTAAGAGATAATTACAAGTTTTCAGCTAGCAAGCCGTTTTCACTCACCAGCAACCACTTCTTGTCGGCAGGACTTGAAAGGATCACCCGTAAAGCCAGGGAGACAGGAGCAGACAGCTATATGATTGACGACGCTGCACTGAGCATTGATACCGCATACGCCTGGACAAGGATCTCTGCAGTGGCTCACCAAACAGGCCAAGTGGGCAGGACAGTCAGCACTGATGACACATTCTGGTCTACACCCGCCTGCATACGGGTTGCCCACGTAAGGAGGGATACAGGTACATCGTGCCACCCCGTCCGGACTGGAGCACTGTGCATTCTCACCACAAGGTGATGGAGAGCAAGGGTCGGTCGGTTGAGGTCTCTCTGTCAagatacaacaattttattgtttaatccaCAATGTTTCAAGGAATAAATCACACTGTTCTGGAAGAAAGGTaactaataatagtattttagaCTTACCTGCTGGTATTTTAGAGCAGCCGATGAAAGCGTCGCCCTGGTAGCCTGGCAGGCAACTACAGAATGGTGTATGGTTGACGACATCACATTTGGCATTGAGACCGCAGCTCTGCTTGCAAGGGTTGCGACACTTCTCCTGTATGCAGGCCTTATCGTGGGGACACTCCTGACTCATCACACACTCAGGTCTGCAGAACGGTGGGCTACCAATATAGTTGGCACTACACGAACATACCGGCCGACCTTGCTTCACCAGGCAGATGGAATTTGGTCCACAAGGCGACGGTTGACATGGGTTTCCTCCAGGCACTTTAGGTTCTTCCGCAGCTACATGAAacatcattaataattttaagttttaatcctcacctcataataaaacaaattaattggaAAGTTTAGGTTTTATAGTCAATTTTGGATTGTAGATAGCCATATCTGAATTGCCCGCTCTTAAAATTACCTGATTAATGTCGGTTCTTTTTTCATGGCTATGGGTATTTTTTTGGGGACCTACATGTCGGATAACAGTCATTAGGAGAGAAGAGATGTCTCTTGAGCGGATATATACTTCAAGGCAGTCGGGAATGAGTGGTGAGTAGAGGACGACAAATTTGGATGAGCACCGCTTTCTAATTTGTCTCTAGACTGTAGTTATTATTTCAGATATGATATTATATTCCAGTAATAGGGGCGGCAGGTTGAAGAAAAATGTTCCATGGCTCATATACtacttgattataaatattaactaagaaATATGTAACGAAAACTTAAAACCACCATACagtaagtaagtaaagtaaagagacCTACTTTAAAGTAATGTCAAGTCATAAAGTATTGGTTTATCAAAGGTGAGTGTAAGAGGTTTATGGCTAGACATTACAAAAGTAACTTGGTCCTAACTCTGTCACTGTTTTCAACCCTTAATATCATAAATTACTGTTCAAACATTTCAATAAGAAAGATCACTTATGCTGAGTCAACTCCAACCTACCAGCATGTAGTTGACAGCTGGTGAAAGGGTTGCCCACATAGCCGACAGGACAGCTGCAGATGGGATTGTGATTGACGACAAGACAGCGCGCATTGAGACCACAGACACCTGGACACGGGTCGGCACATTTCTGGTTGATACAGGCCTGGGTCTGTGGGCACTCACTGCTCACCACGCATTCAGGTTTGCAGATGGGTGGGACACCGCGGTAGCCGGGCAGGCAGGAACACGCAGCTGCACCCACTGGCGTGATCAGACACCTCGAGTTGGGTCCACAGGGTGATGGGTCACAAGGGTTGCCAGGATGGCCCATATCCCCGATGACTGGATAGTCTGTAACACCCATCACATTAAAGATTCTGAATGAGAAATCTGCAAGGGTTTAATGTTAATGGTTTACATCTAGTGACTGAAATATTGACTTCTTTTGTTGAAGCTTAAACAGgaatagtttgattttttatctTATGTAACAACCTTCAGATATTTATGCATGAAATATCACTCATTTCTATAAtgaatgtttcaataaataatttacaatacattaattatttttcttgattaaagtatttacacaaatcatttattgttttatcattttatcttaAGTAAGATCTTAGGAACACACTGTCTCAGTCCATACAAATATtcttaattcattaaaatttgaagggtataacattacaatttttgatttttataatcatttgaaatatttaatagtattaaacaCTGCTATAACTCCActctttagtatatttttaaaatcagcaATAATACaaggaaagtaaattttattggcaattgaaatgtagaagtttatttatattttattaacaatgtaattaaattttattacagtttttaaatgaagcattttaattttgacacaaatattttaaatagttcaacTACAAAAATAACAGATTGCATTGATCAGTGTAGAG is part of the Homalodisca vitripennis isolate AUS2020 chromosome 8, UT_GWSS_2.1, whole genome shotgun sequence genome and harbors:
- the LOC124367529 gene encoding adhesive plaque matrix protein 2-like, encoding MCKHWLNVHDCMTDAVRLKETKRPCSPSPCGSNTVCKERNGSGSCRCRANYSGDPYTGCRPECVLTTDCPPSRACVSNRCVDPCPGVCGVNAQCQVINHVPVCSCVAGFTGNPLTSCQLIPPCKLY